One genomic region from Drosophila subpulchrella strain 33 F10 #4 breed RU33 chromosome 2R, RU_Dsub_v1.1 Primary Assembly, whole genome shotgun sequence encodes:
- the LOC119549435 gene encoding serine-enriched protein isoform X1: MPEALILPGMADAEPDLSTFENKTGLAEDMKFLASMPELCDVTFLVGDTREPVCAVKAVLASRSRVFAKMLYAAPSPQRKRETSTKENKLRLFLKRSSEPLLNLQNAAQQRTGFTQQLAPIPEPSGQQHQTLIIEEFEPDVFRQLIEYIHTGCVTLQPRTLLGVMNAADYYGLEELRRACAGFVQCCINVDTVCALLASAERYIQYKCTKTLVQKVLEFVDEHGTEVLNLGSFTLLPQHVVRLILAREELRADEFTKFQAALMWSKKYYDNNPNIDIKEILGTFCEYIQFHKIPANVLMREIHPLNLVPYAIIMNALAYQADPESIDPGKLSPNSSRVRRARQNQGRSMSVQSSLDPYGSNTTLSSSGSSDPTSGPHHSN, from the exons ATGCCCGAGGCATTGATTCTTCCCGGCATGGCTGACGCAGAGCCGGACCTCTCGACGTTCGAGAACAAGACGGGCCTGGCGGAGGACATGAAGTTCCTGGCCTCCATGCCCGAGCTGTGTGACGTAACCTTCCTGGTGGGCGACACCCGCGAACCCGTCTGCGCCGTCAAG GCCGTGCTGGCATCCCGCTCCCGGGTTTTCGCCAAGATGCTCTACGCTGCCCCCTCGCCCCAGCGGAAGAGGGAAACCTCCACCAAGGAGAACAAGCTGCGCCTCTTCCTGAAACGCTCCTCGGAGCCCCTGCTCAACCTGCAGAATGCCGCACAACAG AGAACCGGTTTCACCCAACAATTAGCTCCGATACCCGAG CCCTCAGGTCAGCAGCATCAGACACTGATCATTGAGGAGTTCGAACCGGATGTGTTCCGCCAGCTGATCGAGTATATCCACACGGGCTGTGTGACCCTGCAACCTCGCACTTTGCTGG GTGTCATGAATGCCGCCGACTATTATGGCCTCGAGGAACTGCGTCGCGCCTGTGCGGGATTTGTGCAGTGCTGCATCAATGTGGACACTGTTTGTGCCCTTTTGGCCTCCGCCGAGCGTTATATCCAGTACAAGTGCACCAAGACCCTGGTCCAGAAGGTGCTGGAGTTTGTAGACGAGCATGGAACTGAGGTCCTCAACCTGGGCAGCTTCACCCTGCTGCCACAGCACGTGGTTCGCCTGATTTTGGCCAGGGAGGAACTCAGGGCTGATGAGTTTACCAAGTTCCAGGCGGCCCTGATGTGGAGCAAGAAGTATTATGATAACAATCCG AACATTGACATAAAGGAGATCCTGGGCACCTTCTGCGAGTACATCCAGTTCCACAAGATCCCGGCCAATGTGCTGATGCGGGAGATCCATCCGCTGAACCTGGTCCCCTATGCGATCATCATGAACGCTTTGGCTTATCAG GCAGACCCAGAAAGCATCGACCCCGGAAAGCTGTCTCCCAACTCTAGCCGAGTGAGGCGCGCCCGCCAGAACCAGGGTCGCTCGATGTCGGTCCAGAGCTCCCTAGATCCGTACGGATCCAACACCACCCTCAGTTCCAGCGGCAGCAGCGATCCGACGAGTGGACCGCACCACAGCAACTAA
- the LOC119549435 gene encoding serine-enriched protein isoform X2, protein MPEALILPGMADAEPDLSTFENKTGLAEDMKFLASMPELCDVTFLVGDTREPVCAVKAVLASRSRVFAKMLYAAPSPQRKRETSTKENKLRLFLKRSSEPLLNLQNAAQQPSGQQHQTLIIEEFEPDVFRQLIEYIHTGCVTLQPRTLLGVMNAADYYGLEELRRACAGFVQCCINVDTVCALLASAERYIQYKCTKTLVQKVLEFVDEHGTEVLNLGSFTLLPQHVVRLILAREELRADEFTKFQAALMWSKKYYDNNPNIDIKEILGTFCEYIQFHKIPANVLMREIHPLNLVPYAIIMNALAYQTQKASTPESCLPTLAE, encoded by the exons ATGCCCGAGGCATTGATTCTTCCCGGCATGGCTGACGCAGAGCCGGACCTCTCGACGTTCGAGAACAAGACGGGCCTGGCGGAGGACATGAAGTTCCTGGCCTCCATGCCCGAGCTGTGTGACGTAACCTTCCTGGTGGGCGACACCCGCGAACCCGTCTGCGCCGTCAAG GCCGTGCTGGCATCCCGCTCCCGGGTTTTCGCCAAGATGCTCTACGCTGCCCCCTCGCCCCAGCGGAAGAGGGAAACCTCCACCAAGGAGAACAAGCTGCGCCTCTTCCTGAAACGCTCCTCGGAGCCCCTGCTCAACCTGCAGAATGCCGCACAACAG CCCTCAGGTCAGCAGCATCAGACACTGATCATTGAGGAGTTCGAACCGGATGTGTTCCGCCAGCTGATCGAGTATATCCACACGGGCTGTGTGACCCTGCAACCTCGCACTTTGCTGG GTGTCATGAATGCCGCCGACTATTATGGCCTCGAGGAACTGCGTCGCGCCTGTGCGGGATTTGTGCAGTGCTGCATCAATGTGGACACTGTTTGTGCCCTTTTGGCCTCCGCCGAGCGTTATATCCAGTACAAGTGCACCAAGACCCTGGTCCAGAAGGTGCTGGAGTTTGTAGACGAGCATGGAACTGAGGTCCTCAACCTGGGCAGCTTCACCCTGCTGCCACAGCACGTGGTTCGCCTGATTTTGGCCAGGGAGGAACTCAGGGCTGATGAGTTTACCAAGTTCCAGGCGGCCCTGATGTGGAGCAAGAAGTATTATGATAACAATCCG AACATTGACATAAAGGAGATCCTGGGCACCTTCTGCGAGTACATCCAGTTCCACAAGATCCCGGCCAATGTGCTGATGCGGGAGATCCATCCGCTGAACCTGGTCCCCTATGCGATCATCATGAACGCTTTGGCTTATCAG ACCCAGAAAGCATCGACCCCGGAAAGCTGTCTCCCAACTCTAGCCGAGTGA
- the LOC119551071 gene encoding ALK tyrosine kinase receptor, translated as MPPIRQLMLVVPVVLALLSLLVDPSFAQRPLIMNHTFSSLPMSQHPSFNSWPGAPAGKQLRNGRLHEQPLPLPQPTLPVATQYEDYEAAPPGSRRDNKRRLAQMAQRPGSGNGGRRGMESLRKELMNPSVGGPGGGISGASAGYPSYSATSSIGRIDGLGQGIGSADRYGALYELKQPSGMAAMTAGPLGGPYSTRLPPLYAGVDDQPKRFNQRKNSISELYKLKKALNQADEPAGGVTHGNFEGDPQPSSADPLQEIKDRIRDTSPNANTYAPHTDATPSSEYEYELGVKCNFETPCSWTWGNYTDGFQVISGMELFKKNLTGLLPGPTADSIDDANGRFLYARVIPNSKPLNLTSPEFSTTMEKCFLEVYMHQSDMSHGLSRVVVEPLHTSESSWVPAEILGDNQRQWTRKVYRLGRVSRDFRIVFEVVPELRPGQKGHVALDNLRMVNCFPEGTKSEKCSTSQVKCTANKVPVCIHLPRICDITRDCDDAEDEQQSCDKIPYGGRCDFEEDWCGWRDSGKTTLTWSRHTGSSPTHDTGPDGDHTMQHLQNNTSGYYMLVNMNQHQNNTEKNSIIGFASNAIMVSKTFNPPPSVHGNPDSAYRNSCVVRFFIHQFGKNPGSINLSVVEMKEKENITTTLWWSTKNQGSDWLRAEYVLPNITSKYYLQFEARMGMRIYSDVAVDDFSLSPECFGLNIPADHLGGYNYWDVRQNLKSPSYKDFEHTNYLELTSCDTRGMIGPSQSQCEASYREQNKTHVLREVHVVEDQSSYKGMQKWKVPHEGHYTIIAKGASGGLGSGGVGSSRGSVAVAVLELHKHEELYFLVGQQGENACIKSMGVLKEPGCGTDHDLDLGQYSFRSKQDMVKNIYIENGAGGGGGGSYVFLLNQAKNEAVPLLVAGGGGGLGIGQYIDEDFQHGQKAKPLQAPESGQINGEPLNKKTAGPGGGWRAKEDQALSPTNGAALLQGGRGGHSCYVELADNGTSVHRHGQGGFGGGGGGCNTGGGGGGYAGGDVYLTESNGEGGSSYISPSRSLREISEIHAGASSGPGAIIIIPAIEGCGCDYRCVALDEFRSKVRCICPDGWSLKRDNHTACEIREEAKSSYQYLVSILMVSLAVLFISIAALIFMLYNRYQRKKQSKKRHKMLVEQDLQLTRLRNNIDDSNLNNFNPNYGCDGILNGHIDVNSLPQVARDSLQLVNALGKGAFGEVYMALYRHRDGDAVEMGVAVKTLREDPKREKEEDFLKEAAIMAKFNHPNMVHLIGVCFDRQPYYIVLELLAGGDLQKFLRENRNTPERPSLLTMKDLLFCALDVAKGCRYMESKRFIHRDIAARNCLLSSKGPGRVVKIADFGMSRDIYRSDYYRKGGKAMLPIKWMPPEAFLDGIFTSKTDVWSFGILLWEVFSLGRSPYPGQHNTQVMELVVRGGRLGSPTECPVSIYKVMADCWNPTPEDRPTFITLLEHLTACTQDASIMNAPLPNILGPTASERDDTVIRPPNGEEFCLAVPDYLVPLPPGGSSNPSVASGSGYVPESQRQQMSSCTPPAVTSPAAPHPRPVENLPPTSGDCWETSFILPNSKVEPPVAGSGHDVPLAAGEEAKLISLDTPQPTPTTIQPPLSFASQLDGITLDPSALTKGLPNGSAKQSYANVQVKSDAEGKPLNGVVVANGTVMNGEVSTGSGGADSPFTIQGYAERYKDNNNHSEISC; from the exons ATGCCACCGATCAGGCAGCTGATGCTGGTGGTGCCAGTGGTTCTGGCTCTGCTGTCCCTCCTGGTGGATCCCTCGTTCGCCCAGCGACCGCTGATCATGAACCACACCTTCAGCTCGCTGCCCATGTCCCAGCATCCGAGCTTCAACAGTTGGCCAGGTGCCCCGGCGGGAAAACAGCTGCGGAATGGTAGGCTCCATGAGCAGCCTCTACCCCTGCCACAACCCACTTTACCGGTGGCCACGCAGTACGAGGATTACGAGGCGGCACCGCCAGGATCGCGGAGGGACAACAAGCGGCGACTGGCCCAAATGGCCCAGCGACCCGGAAGCGGAAATGGCGGACGACGTGGCATGGAGTCGCTGCGCAAGGAGCTTATGAATCCCTCGGTGGGTGGTCCGGGTGGTGGCATTTCCGGTGCCAGTGCCGGCTATCCCTCGTACTCCGCCACCTCCTCCATTGGCCGCATCGATGGTCTGGGTCAGGGCATTGGCTCCGCGGATCGCTATGGAGCCCTCTACGAGCTGAAGCAGCCCAGTGGCATGGCCGCCATGACAGCTGGTCCTTTGGGAGGACCTTACTCCACCAGATTACCTCCTCTCTATGCCGGTGTGGATGATCAGCCCAAGCGCTTCAACCAGCGGAAGAACTCCATCAGCGAGCTGTACAAGCTGAAGAAGGCCCTCAACCAGGCGGATGAACCTGCTGGCGGGGTCACACACGGAAACTTCGAGGGGGATCCTCAGCCCTCGTCGGCGGACCCGCTGCAGGAAATCAAGGACCGCATCAGAGATACATCTCCAAATGCG AACACCTACGCTCCCCACACGGATGCCACGCCCTCGTCGGAGTACGAGTATGAACTGGGCGTAAAGTGCAATTTCGAGACCCCTTGCTCCTGGACCTGGGGCAACTACACGGACGGTTTCCAGGTGATATCTGGCATGGAGTTATTCAAGAAGAATCTCACAGGACTACTGCCAGGACCCACAGCCGATAGTATTGATGATGCGAACGGAAGGTTCCTGTACGCCCGCGTGATCCCGAACTCAAAGCCTCTGAATCTCACCTCTCCGGAATTCAGTACTACCATGGAGAAGTGCTTTCTGGAGGTGTACATGCACCAAAGTGACATGAGCCACGGACTCTCGAGGGTGGTGGTGGAACCCCTCCACACATCCGAGAGCAGTTGGGTTCCGGCCGAGATATTGGGCGACAACCAGCGCCAATGGACGAGGAAGGTATATCGCTTGGGGCGCGTTTCCCGCGATTTCCGCATCGTTTTCGAGGTGGTTCCCGAACTGCGTCCTGGGCAGAAGGGTCATGTGGCGCTGGACAACTTGCGGATGGTCAACTGCTTCCCCGAGGGCACCAAGTCCGAGAAGTGCAGCACCTCGCAGGTCAAGTGCACAGCCAACAAGGTGCCCGTGTGCATCCATCTTCCGCGAATCTGCGATATCACCAGGGATTGCGATGATGCGGAGGATGAGCAGCAGTCGTGTG ATAAAATACCTTACGGTGGTCGTTGTGACTTCGAGGAGGACTGGTGTGGTTGGCGGGATTCGGGAAAAACTACGTTGACCTGGTCACGGCACACGGGATCTTCACCCACCCACGACACCGGACCGGATGGGGATCACACGATGCAGCATTTGCAGAACAACACCAGTGGATACTACATGCTGGTCAACATGAACCAGCACCAGAACAACACCGAAAAGAACTCAATCATAGGATTTGCTAGTAATGCCATAATGGTCAGCAAGACCTTCAATCCGCCGCCTTCTGTCCATGGAAATCCGGACTCTGCCTATCGCAACTCCTGTGTGGTGAGGTTTTTCATCCACCAGTTCGGCAAGAATCCGGGCAGCATCAATCTCTCCGTGGTGGAGATGAAGGAGAAGGAGAACATCACCACCACGCTGTGGTGGAGCACCAAAAACCAGGGCAGCGATTGGCTGAGGGCGGAATATGTACTGCCTAATATAACGTCCAA ATACTATCTTCAATTCGAAGCTCGCATGGGCATGAGAATCTACTCGGATGTGGCTGTGGACGACTTCTCGCTGAGTCCCGAATGCTTTGGCCTCAATATCCCAGCAGATCACCTGGGTGGCTACAACTACTGGGATGTGCGGCAGAATCTGAAGAGTCCCTCCTACAAAGACTTTGAGCACACCAACT ATCTTGAGCTAACCAGCTGCGACACTCGTGGCATGATAGGACCTTCGCAGTCGCAATGTGAAGCCTCCTACAGGGAGCAGAATAAAACACATGTCCTGCGAGAAGTCCATGTGGTGGAGGACCAGAGCAGCTACAAGGGCATGCAGAAGTGGAAGGTTCCCCACGAGGGGCACTACAC AATCATTGCCAAGGGCGCCAGTGGAGGTCTGGGTTCGGGTGGCGTTGGCAGCTCTCGTGGATCGGTGGCCGTGGCTGTTCTGGAGCTCCATAAGCACGAGGAGCTCTACTTCCTGGTGGGTCAGCAGGGTGAGAATGCCTGCATCAAGTCCATGGGAGTTCTCAAGGAGCCTGGCTGCGGCACTGATCACGACCTGGATTTGGGCCAATATAGCTTCCGTTCCAAGCAGGATATGGTCAAGAACATTTACATAGAGAATGGTGCTGGCGGTGGAGGTGGAGGCTCCTATGTATTCCTCCTTAACCAGGCCAAAAACGAGGCAGTACCTCTCTTGGTGGCTGGTGGCGGAGGAGGTCTTGGCATTGGCCAGTACATAGACGAGGACTTCCAGCATGGTCAGAAGGCTAAGCCACTGCAGGCGCCAGAAAGTGGACAGATCAACGGAGAGCCGCTGAACAAGAAGACCGCTGGCCCGGGAGGCGGATGGAGGGCCAAGGAGGATCAGGCCCTGAGTCCCACCAATGGGGCTGCTCTACTCCAGGGCGGTCGAGGTGGTCACTCCTGCTATGTGGAACTGGCGGACAATGGAACCTCTGTTCACCGACATGGCCAAGGTGGCTTCGGAGGCGGCGGAGGTGGCTGCAATaccggaggaggaggcggtggCTACGCCGGTGGGGATGTCTATCTGACCGAGTCGAATGGCGAGGGCGGTAGCTCCTACATCAGTCCCAGTCGGAGTCTCCGCGAGATTAGTGAAATCCATGCCGGTGCCAGCAGTGGTCCAGgtgccatcatcatcattccGGCCATTGAGGGCTGTGGCTGCGACTACAGGTGTGTGGCTTTGGACGAGTTCCGGTCGAAGGTGCGGTGCATCTGCCCGGATGGCTGGAGCTTGAAGAGGGACAACCACACCGCCTGCGAGATTCGCGAAGAGGCCAAGTCATCCTACCAGTACCTCGTCTCCATCCTGATGGTCTCGCTGGCCGTGCTCTTCATCTCCATTGCGGCACTCATCTTTATGCTGT ACAATCGCTATCAACGAAAGAAGCAGTCGAAAAAGCGCCACAAGATGCTCGTAGAGCAGGATCTTCAGCTAACACGATTGCGCAACAATATCGATGACTCCAATCTGAACAACTTCAATCCCAACTATGGATGCGATGGCATCCTCAATGGTCACATCGATGTCAACAGTTTGCCACAAGTGGCTCGCGACAGCCTGCAGTTGGTCAA TGCCCTGGGCAAAGGCGCGTTTGGAGAGGTATATATGGCCTTATATCGCCATCGGGACGGAGATGCCGTGgaaatgggcgtggcagtgAAGACCCTGCGCGAGGATCCCAAGCGGGAGAAGGAGGAGGACTTCCTGAAGGAGGCAGCCATCATGGCCAAGTTCAATCACCCGAACATGGTGCACTTAATCGGCGTCTGCTTCGACCGTCAGCCGTACTATATAGTCTTGGAACTGCTCGCCGGCGGGGACCTGCAGAAGTTCTTGAGGGAGAACAGGAATACCCCAGAACGACCTTCCCTGTTGACCATGAAGGATCTGCTCTTCTGCGCCTTGGACGTGGCCAAGGGATGTCGCTATATGGAGAGCAAGCGATTCATCCATCGGGACATTGCCGCCAGGAACTGTCTGCTGAGCAGTAAGGGTCCTGGCCGAGTGGTGAAGATCGCCGACTTCGGCATGTCCCGGGATATCTACAGATCGGATTATTATCGCAAGGGAGGCAAGGCCATGTTGCCCATTAAGTGGATGCCACCGGAGGCCTTCCTTGATGGCATATTCACCTCGAAGACAGATGTCTGGTCCTTTGGCATTCTCCTGTGGGAGGTCTTTAGTTTGGGCCGTTCGCCATATCCGGGTCAGCATAATACCCAGGTGATGGAGCTGGTGGTGCGTGGCGGTCGACTGGGCTCACCCACCGAGTGTCCCGTCTCCATCTATAAAGTGATGGCCGACTGCTGGAATCCCACACCCGAGGATCGGCCCACTTTCATCACCCTGCTGGAGCACCTGACCGCCTGCACCCAGGATGCGAGCATAATGAATGCCCCGCTGCCCAATATCCTGGGACCCACGGCCTCCGAAAGAGATGACACCGTTATACGGCCGCCCAACGGCGAGGAGTTCTGCCTGGCGGTGCCGGATTACCTGGTACCCCTGCCACCGGGTGGCAGCAGTAATCCCTCGGTGGCCAGTGGTTCGGGCTATGTTCCAGAATCGCAGCGCCAGCAGATGAGCTCTTGCACCCCGCCGGCGGTCACTTCACCCGCTGCCCCTCATCCCAGGCCAGTGGAGAATCTGCCGCCAACCAGTGGAGATTGCTGGGAGACCTCCTTTATACTACCGAACTCCAAGGTGGAGCCACCGGTGGCTGGGAGTGGCCATGACGTGCCACTGGCCGCCGGCGAGGAGGCCAAGCTGATCAGCCTGGACACACCGCAGCCCACGCCGACCACCATCCAGCCACCGCTGTCCTTCGCCTCGCAGCTAGACGGGATCACGCTGGATCCCTCGGCGCTGACCAAGGGACTGCCCAACGGCAGTGCCAAGCAGTCGTACGCCAATGTCCAGGTGAAGAGCGATGCCGAAGGAAAGCCCCTCAACGGGGTGGTGGTGGCCAATGGAACGGTGATGAACGGGGAGGTCTCGACGGGATCGGGTGGTGCCGATTCGCCCTTCACCATCCAGGGATACGCGGAGCGCTACAAGGACAACAACAATCATTCCGAAATCAGTTGTTAA